CTGTTACTTCTACAAAATTTTACATGACAAAATATCAACAAATTGAAACTAATAATGTACTATGCTTCAACTATACTAGGTTCAGAGTGCTATGGGGAGGAAAATGCCAAGCATCAAGCCAACTGTAAGATCAGTTTGAAACTCCACAAAGAGCAGTTTTGAATCAAGTTTAGGGACTGTTTTAACATAATCTTGTTTTTCTAATTTGCGCAGGCATTAAGATTTTATGGGAGTTTTAACGCAGTAGTGACAGGCATAACAATTCAAAATAGTCCTCAATGCCACCTCAAGTTTGACAACTGCAATGAGGTTCTGGTCCATGATGTTAGCATATCATCCCCTGGTAACAGCCCAAATACAGATGGAattcaccttcagaattccaaAAATGTGATGATTCATACCAGCAACTTAGCATGTGGTAATTACTTCAAGACTTCAATTATGTATAAGTAATTGCAGCATTACAATGATCATTAAAACAATTGAGTCTCAATGATTGAATAAGCCTGGTGCACAAGTATCCCGCGCCAAGTCATTAATGCAGGGGTCAGGGAATGGCCACATCCAAAACGTATAATGCAGGAAGCCTAACCTGGTAATTATATCAGTGGCTGATTCCAGTGCTTGAACCTGTGGCTTTGAGATTATATGGAGACAACTCAACCGTTGCTCCAACACTTCTTTTCAAGGATTAGATAAGCAcaaaaaaacctaaaaaaaaaaaaaccttataAGGTCAACCAACATAAAGTTACTTAAaacaaatcaaaacaaaaaaagtaaatattaGTTTTAAAAGAGCATAGCATTATCCTATCACATGGCAAGCAAACAAACTACCAATGCTACACGCCATCTACTACATGACACGTGTCAAACACAAAGTTTTCACTCCATCATTGCTATCAACCCTTAATTGAAGCTCTAATTAGCAGAACACAGGGTGGATATAGAACATGAGAAGCTCCATCACGAGCAAAACCAAACACGAACATATATAACACACACCATAAAGTAGTTTTTGAGTTGGCTAATAAGTATTGTTCTGAATTTCAACCATGGTGCAGGTGATGACTGTATTTCCATACAAACTGGGTGCTCAAATGTATTTGTACACGATGTCAACTGTGGGCCAGGACATGGAATCAGCATTGGAAGCTTAGGTAAGGATAACACCAGAGCCTGTGTCTCAAACATCACTGTCAGAGATGTCAACATGCACAACACAATGAATGGTGTCAGAATCAAGACATGGCAGGTACTAACACTTTGTACAAAATCATTTCTCACCACAAAATGAAAACCTTGTAAACAAGTTGGGAAATTTTGGAGTACAGAATTGAATTAGTTCACTGAAAAGGTGAAAGTAAATTAGAGTATATTTGGTTGAAAGTAAAAATGTAGCGGAATAATTTACACACCATTCTTTTTTCTCCACAACCACACGGCTTACCTTAAGATGAAAATTGGAGTGCAAACAGAGAAACACATTTAGACTCATCCATGAAAATTTCACACAAATTTTATCTGCCAACCAAACATTACCCTAAGATGAAAATTATATATGTTACATTATTGTGTCGGTCTCTATTTGTAATAAAAGAGCTTCCAATTGGGTCTTTACActgttttgaattttgtaaTTAGGTCTTTGTCGTGTCAAAGACGTTAGAGTTACCAGAATATTTTTCCTCAAATTGAAAATATCCACACTTAAATGCTAAGTCCCTAAACCTAAACGTCCTCTCATTTTCAGAATATTATGTTAATTCTAATGATTTTCAAAATGGTATAGGGACCAAATTGGAAGTTTTTAAACTACAAGAACTTAATTACAACAGAGTAATTTAACCAATTATATACGCAGTAAAAATAGACTTCTGTTTTGTTTTGTTACTTATAAAACATTTCCGAGTATGAtgaacaaaatcaaataaaatgtATGCAGGGTGGTTCAGGATCAGTGCAGGGGGTACTATTCTCAAACATACAGGTTTCTGAAGTTCAACTCCCTATTGTTATTGACCAATTCTATTGTGACAAAAGAACATGCACAAACCACACATCAGCTGTGTCTCTGGAAGGAATCAACTATGACAGAATTAAGGGAACTTACACGGTAAAGCCGGTTCACTTCGCATGCAGTGATAGCCTGCCATGCGTGGACGTGTCGTTAAACAAGGTGGAGCTGAAACCAGTTCAGCAGCAATACCATCTATGTAATCCATTCTGCTGGCAGACTTATGGAGAACTGAGATCCCCCACTGTCCCTACTATCGATTGTTTACAGATCGGGAAGCCATCGAGCAACCGGATTCAAACCGATCATGATATCTGTTGAACCATTAAACCAATGAAAGAGATATGTAAATTTCAAGTGGCTGTTCATTGTTGGATCACCTGAGAAGGGTGAAGCAGTTTTTAGATATATCCCTTCACAATGTTAGCTAGTTAGACATGAAAGCAAGCATGTGTACATTATTATCAGAGCCCTATATTATAGGAAATTTTCTTCATTAGGTtgccattattattattatcatcattatcATGAGAATATATACAGATTACAAGCCCTGCGATCAGCAAGAGGCCAAAAAGTATTGTGAAATGGCAGAGCCTTGTAGCTTTGCCAAATTGCATTAGTGTGAGATCTTATTATACAAGTTGTAGCAAGCATCTATGTATGCAATAAAAATGAGCTTTGAATTCCATTGTTGATGAGTGATGACACCTAAGTTGGATTATAATTTTGTTTGTGGGCTTCATAAAATACTTTTTGACATCATATCCTAGGTCCCTATGATTTCTTGTCATAATGTTTTGAggaactaaaattaaattaaatgtaACTACAGAGATcaatttttctttgaaaaacaAGGGAAAATTCTATATGAAAAAACGcagaaaacttaaaaaataatagaacaGATAATTTGAGAGACCAAAAATCAAATTAGCAGCTCTGAAAGCAAGGACCAAAACCTAcaaaataatacataaataacTAATAAggattaaaactaaaatatcatcatccaccaaaataaaaaataaaagaaaaagttatATACCAAGAATCTCCTAAACTGAAGAATTACATGGAATCATATTTAAGAATCAGAGCAAGTACATACATGACGATAGTGCATAATTATAGTCAATTTTATATGTTTTAAAGTTAAGTATAAAATGCTCTTACCAATAActccaaaaaatatatttaattttattttataagtatcacaaatatcatatttaacccgtaattaaattagttaagaTAAAACAGGATTAGATTACAAGACTTTCTTTCATgtatttctgtttttgttcataaaaaaaaaagaatagaataGAATAGAAGGTTAACTTTATCTGAAATGGTTAATCGTAGACTCGCCGGGGTGTAGGGCCGTAGTTTGGGCCAGAGTCGGCCCGATTGAATCTGCAACGAGTTTGGAGCTGGACTAGGCGGCCGCTGGAAGGTCCGCCCTGTGGGTTGGTGGCCACGCATACCAATTCCTCAAGTCCCAGCAGTCGAAAGGATCAGAGGAGGATCTTCGGGGCGGGTTTTGTGGGGTTTGGGTTCTGTTTGTTGGGCTCTCCCCTTGGCCTACCAGGCCGTGACCAAAAACAAAAACCGAAAAATAGTCTTACCCGGTCTATACTCTAGTCAGTCAATCGGATTAGTGTTAATTGTTACGTACTTCGAGTCACGGGATCGGGTTGAACCAAATTAATTAGGTTTCGGTTTAGCCAGGTTTCCCAATTCCCACTTATCTCACCCTTCACTGTCATTCGCGGTTGCCATATCGCCGGCGACATTGTTGATGCGCCTGTTTTGCCATCGCTTCTCTTGCGTGCCTTTCACGACCGCTTTTATCTTTTGAGCCTCCTAGTCTCGTTGCTGCCACTCTGCTCTCCTCGATAGCCGCTCTCTGCCGCCACTTTGTTCCTCTCTCCGTTTGCTTACTTTATGTTCTTCTCCATTTTGGCAACACACAGGAAAAGCTGCCTCTAAAACGATTttggagtagaagaagaagaagaaccctaATTCCtcattaagaaaaagaaaaagatagcaTCTGAATCACAAACAATCCTTTCAGCTCACATGACTGGGAACGAGTTCCGCTTCTTCCTTTCGTGCGACATTAATCTCCCCGTCACCTTCCGCGTCGACCGCCTTGAAGGCCATTTGCCCCTTCCCGTCAAATCCCCCAATTCAGGTTCAATTACCAAACTTCACCAATATTACTAATTTGAGTTTGTTCGGAgttttgtttttcctttttttttttgtatagaaaaaaaaaattggttaagTAGTCAGTTTAATTGAGGATTGTTATCTGTTATCATTTTAATACCGTGTTTCATTGATTTCTTGAGCTTGGTGATTGAACGTTGTATAGTAGAATATTGTTGTGAATTAGTCTAATGTGCTTGGTCCTGTGTTCCTTTTTGGTTTTTGAatctttgtttttcaaaatgcaGAAAGTAATGTCCCTACAGAAGATAGAACGGGAGAGTTGTATGTTGAGTGTGCATTATACATTGATGGTGCACAATTTGGCCTTCCCACGAGAACAAGGTTATTT
The genomic region above belongs to Arachis stenosperma cultivar V10309 chromosome 5, arast.V10309.gnm1.PFL2, whole genome shotgun sequence and contains:
- the LOC130982346 gene encoding polygalacturonase At1g48100-like; translated protein: MSRLSMKNLNYMLVIAILIWCSSFESCIARRGKHWRHARAFSSSLYKKKGKSYYGHSHSHNHNHNHHGGGSSKSKPPTHKKSTPSPPNPPPYTTIPPPPPPPPKSHKPKVGLPSTPAPPPKDCNGGHSIIFNVLDFGAKGDGSTDDTKAFQATWGAACKVEASTMLVPADYTFYVGPISFSGPYCKPSIVFQLDGTIIAPTNANAWCGGLLQWLEFTKLVGITIQGKGVIDGRGSVWWEDQPFDNPIDGEEKLIVPLNHTWKPPVPVQSAMGRKMPSIKPTALRFYGSFNAVVTGITIQNSPQCHLKFDNCNEVLVHDVSISSPGNSPNTDGIHLQNSKNVMIHTSNLACGDDCISIQTGCSNVFVHDVNCGPGHGISIGSLGKDNTRACVSNITVRDVNMHNTMNGVRIKTWQGGSGSVQGVLFSNIQVSEVQLPIVIDQFYCDKRTCTNHTSAVSLEGINYDRIKGTYTVKPVHFACSDSLPCVDVSLNKVELKPVQQQYHLCNPFCWQTYGELRSPTVPTIDCLQIGKPSSNRIQTDHDIC